A window from Primulina eburnea isolate SZY01 chromosome 2, ASM2296580v1, whole genome shotgun sequence encodes these proteins:
- the LOC140823992 gene encoding WEB family protein At2g40480-like, whose protein sequence is MEETSESAALTETKKIVNPRVEIDTSPPFESVKEAVDRFGGSGPWIPNHLLRLAADPHDSEDFDVNIIGEQAAQLEKDLIIKEQETLDVLKQLEAAKRFVSGLKLNFMPELSSFFASPDLNLSRNVIHYANENLSPSPQRSTGSMFLELDRAKLNLNKTSIDLALIQESVESLNKKMRKDKSLLERTVKIQVPDSEGALFSRNTLENYTHTATEPKRVDFETEQFKKMTEASRYEVMKAMAEIERTKNSIKMAEMRLNAAKKMEEAAKAIEAIAIYEKNTENSSDALDHTNRITLSCEEYRLLTQKAQQVDQDICKTKFIDSNTTQRKNGADNQSGMTVSEKLKETKQENKLSRALDLGNRVEGSVEESRHSKFKFRNSRNSGHRNTQARHENGSNGTTSMGDILGRRVMLQDNIIVGNHVETHIGREHASLSHMLREQSRLILHPGETTGDGNLEKSYVVQRKKFGFIQVPLSIKKTKKRTQPKWGAIYEQHIKATGSLKLYFSLSMAHPRKRVYGIRRGADGSAFLKCENCGLSVAIALADMHDCGIKKNVTKKLKSSCEDVEFMGQRIQDQPRSAFHFFMDEFMKDFEEGNKVEIHKKGYEKWTKMTKKEREPFVLVADKLNSDYVKLLILEESEIQVVDDEADSAEVGKYDPNYMNSEMYYDSDSSGGSGSIGSEKYGSFDSEDLFQARPWLSQPEN, encoded by the exons ATGGAGGAAACTTCGGAATCTGCAGCATTGACCGAAACGAAAAAGATTGTGAACCCACGTGTGGAGATTGACACTTCTCCGCCGTTCGAGTCGGTGAAGGAGGCGGTGGACCGATTCGGCGGCAGCGGTCCATGGATACCGAATCATCTGCTCCGTTTAGCTGCCGATCCT CATGACTCCGAGGACTTTGACGTGAATATCATCGGGGAACAAGCAGCGCAGCTGGAGAAAGATCTGATAATCAAAGAACAAGAAACACTCGATGTCTTAAAACAGCTCGAAGCAGCGAAAAGATTCGTCTCAGGTTTAAAACTTAATTTTATGCCTGAATTGTCTTCATTTTTTGCCAGCCCTGATCTGAATTTGTCAAGAAATGTGATTCATTATGCAAATGAAAATCTAAGTCCGTCTCCTCAGCGGTCAACTGGTTCCATGTTTTTGGAGTTAGATCGAGCTAAACTGAACCTAAACAAAACATCTATCGATCTTGCTCTGATTCAAGAATCCGTAGAGTCTTTGAACAAGAAAATGAGGAAAGACAAGAGTTTACTCGAGAGAACGGTTAAAATTCAGGTGCCCGATTCGGAAGGAGCCTTGTTTAGCAGAAACACGTTGGAGAATTACACCCATACTGCTACGGAACCGAAGCGGGTCGACTTCGAAACCGAGCAGTTCAAGAAAATGACAGAAGCTTCGAGGTATGAAGTCATGAAGGCAATGGCAGAGATAGAACGTACAAAAAACAGTATAAAAATGGCAGAGATGAGGCTAAATGCAGCCAAGAAAATGGAGGAAGCTGCTAAAGCGATTGAAGCCATTGCAATTTATGAAAAAAACACCGAGAATTCATCAGATGCGTTGGATCACACTAATAGGATCACCCTGTCGTGTGAAGAGTATCGTTTGCTTACTCAAAAAGCGCAACAAGTCGATCAGGATATATGCAAGACTAAATTCATTGATTCAAACACAACTCAAAGAAAGAATGGAGCTGATAATCAGTCTGGAATGACAGTATCGGAGAAATTAAAGGAAACGAAACAAGAAAACAAGCTGTCCCGAGCGCTGGATTTAGGCAACCGTGTAGAGGGCTCGGTGGAAGAAAGTCGTCACTCAAAGTTTAAGTTCAGAAATTCGCGTAACTCGGGTCATAGGAATACCCAGGCTAGACACGAGAATGGGTCCAATGGAACTACTTCAATGGGTGACATATTAGGGAGGAGAGTAATGTTGCAGGATAATATAATTGTAGGAAACCATGTGGAGACTCATATCGGAAGGGAGCATGCTTCTTTGAGCCATATGTTGCGGGAGCAAAGTCGACTCATTTTACATCCAGGTGAAACGACAGGAGACGGGAACTTGGAAAAGTCATACGTCGTGCAAAGGAAGAAGTTTGGTTTCATTCAAGTGCCACTTTCCATTAAGAAAACCAAGAAGAGAACTCAGCCA AAATGGGGCGCCATTTATGAACAACACATAAAAGCTACAGGATCTTTGAAACTATACTTTTCACTTTCAATGGCGCACCCCAGAAAAAGGGTATATGGAATTCGCCGTGGCGCAGACGGCAGCGCTTTCCTAAAGTG TGAAAATTGTGGCCTTTCCGTTGCTATTGCTTTGGCTGACATGCATGACTGTGGAATCAAGAAAAATGTGACGAAGAAACTGAAAAGTAGCTGTGAGGATGTAGAGTTTATGGGGCAGAGGATTCAAGATCAACCCAGATCAGCTTTtcattttttcat GGATGAATTTATGAAAGATTTCGAGGAGGGAAACAAAGTTGAAATACACAAGAAAGGATATGAGAAATGGACAAAAATGACAAAAAAG GAGAGGGAACCTTTTGTTCTTGTGGCTGATAAACTAAACTCGGATTATGTCAAACTTTTGATCTTGGAGGAAAGCGAGATACAAGTG GTGGATGATGAAGCGGATTCGGCCGAGGTTGGGAAATATGATCCG AACTACATGAACTCTGAGATGTACTATGACTCTGATAGCTCTGGAGGGTCGGGATCGATAGGATCTGAGAAATATGGGAGCTTTGATTCAGAAGATTT GTTTCAAGCGCGACCTTGGCTAAGTCAGCCTGAAAACTAA